The Chlamydiota bacterium genome has a window encoding:
- a CDS encoding LPP20 family lipoprotein, which yields MISKFLFAFPIFSLMLCMRAEGQSQGKIKALQGSVKIIQQDKETPATLETIISPSDTLMTGPHSYCVVELDPNNMFRVKQNTEVKIAKIKSESHSPEGKVVIEYRLDLMRGTLTAKLNKLPPDSKFDISSPVAIAGATGTAYTVEVDPESQRTRVSVLDHEVLVQSVNEPGKSVKIQKFEEVNASPWSSTLIRAEGRGALSEAILGKSFIKEAEEKTEILSRGEGSSLEEAQTRSLHQLSKIVGQLHIDSKTTLDDRMNQDSALTQKVYELISHADQTQTSPQGSNESFQIISKLKLDAFSQALGFPLYGITQSILPISLAEYSNKFGALARVTTLRAAQVEGDRNLAEIIFETVISSHTTLEDFAVKNDTVRTTVQGVVKGAQVKDIQYFSDGSIIVSMELQGDGIPQSLQPMMGDVFGKNYLSSPRHIEFNKFEEEA from the coding sequence ATGATATCGAAATTTTTATTTGCTTTTCCGATTTTTAGTCTCATGCTTTGTATGCGAGCTGAAGGCCAGTCGCAAGGGAAAATAAAAGCTCTTCAGGGGTCCGTTAAAATCATTCAACAAGACAAAGAAACTCCTGCCACTCTTGAAACAATCATTTCTCCCTCCGATACCCTGATGACAGGACCTCACTCCTATTGTGTTGTCGAGCTTGATCCGAATAATATGTTCAGAGTTAAACAAAATACAGAAGTAAAAATTGCTAAAATTAAAAGTGAATCTCATTCGCCCGAAGGAAAAGTGGTCATCGAATATCGGCTTGATTTAATGCGTGGAACCTTGACTGCAAAACTCAACAAACTCCCTCCCGATAGCAAATTTGATATTTCAAGTCCCGTTGCAATCGCAGGTGCTACAGGAACGGCCTATACGGTTGAAGTGGATCCTGAAAGTCAAAGGACTCGGGTCTCAGTTCTCGACCACGAAGTTCTTGTACAAAGTGTAAATGAACCTGGGAAATCAGTCAAAATTCAAAAATTTGAAGAGGTTAATGCCTCGCCCTGGTCCAGCACGCTTATAAGAGCAGAAGGGCGAGGTGCTCTTTCCGAAGCCATTTTAGGGAAATCATTCATTAAAGAGGCCGAAGAAAAAACAGAAATTTTAAGCCGAGGTGAAGGTTCTTCTTTGGAAGAAGCCCAAACGCGATCTCTCCATCAACTCTCAAAAATCGTCGGTCAACTTCACATCGATTCTAAAACCACACTTGACGATCGAATGAATCAAGATTCAGCGCTCACTCAAAAGGTTTATGAGCTCATCTCCCACGCAGATCAAACACAAACTTCTCCACAAGGTTCTAATGAATCTTTCCAAATCATTTCTAAACTTAAACTGGATGCCTTCAGCCAAGCCTTAGGATTCCCACTCTATGGAATAACCCAAAGCATTCTTCCAATAAGCCTTGCCGAATATTCAAATAAATTTGGCGCCCTGGCTCGGGTGACCACATTACGAGCCGCTCAAGTTGAAGGGGACCGTAACCTTGCAGAAATTATTTTTGAAACTGTTATCAGTTCCCATACAACTCTTGAGGATTTTGCTGTCAAAAATGATACCGTTCGTACCACCGTCCAGGGTGTCGTCAAGGGAGCCCAGGTCAAAGACATTCAATATTTCTCGGATGGCTCGATCATCGTATCCATGGAGTTACAGGGGGACGGCATTCCACAAAGCCTTCAACCCATGATGGGAGATGTCTTCGGGAAAAACTATTTATCAAGCCCGCGACATATCGAATTTAACAAATTTGAAGAAGAGGCCTAA